The following coding sequences are from one Candidatus Nitrohelix vancouverensis window:
- a CDS encoding flagellar hook protein FlgE — MSLVSSLFTGVTGLLGNSKAMNIIGDNISNVNTVGFKSSKAVFSDIFSTILTNGSVTSQLGRGSQLQGVIQAFGQGSFETSSNALDLAIDGSGFFVTSDGTGNFYTRAGQFRLNDDGLVQAITGEILQGQRITNGVTSATVEDIDLAGVQSAPQASTQFTLGANLDTSASAGTTFTTPITLFNSVGDTVILSYSWVKSASPANTWGFSISSNQGTVSTLNGASATSGSVTFDTSGALSSVSVNGTALASLADIPIVISFASTNPTAQDLNVTWDIATGTASNGKLTGYAAASNNNSLVQNGFTTGTLTGLSVDNAGVISGLFNNGQTENLFAVTLADFLAPSGLTRRGSNLFSESAESGQPTLGLAQTGGIGSVIGNTLELSNVDLAAEFVTMIQTQQAFQASARIISTTDDLLTETVNLVR, encoded by the coding sequence ATGTCATTAGTCAGTTCATTATTTACAGGGGTTACGGGACTGCTGGGTAATTCAAAGGCGATGAACATCATCGGCGACAATATATCCAACGTCAACACCGTCGGTTTTAAAAGCAGTAAAGCCGTTTTCAGCGATATCTTCAGCACCATTCTTACCAATGGCTCAGTCACCAGTCAGCTGGGTCGAGGTTCGCAATTGCAGGGCGTCATTCAGGCGTTCGGACAAGGTTCCTTTGAAACTTCGTCCAATGCGCTCGATCTCGCCATCGACGGGAGCGGCTTCTTTGTCACCAGCGATGGAACGGGGAACTTTTACACGCGCGCGGGTCAGTTCCGACTGAACGACGACGGACTGGTGCAAGCGATCACCGGCGAAATATTGCAGGGGCAACGCATCACCAACGGCGTCACCTCGGCGACGGTCGAAGACATTGACCTTGCAGGCGTGCAATCGGCTCCGCAAGCGTCGACCCAGTTCACCCTGGGCGCCAATCTGGACACCTCCGCTTCGGCGGGAACGACCTTCACCACGCCGATCACGCTGTTCAACTCGGTGGGCGACACGGTCATTCTCTCCTACAGCTGGGTCAAGTCCGCATCGCCTGCGAATACCTGGGGCTTTTCAATTTCATCCAATCAGGGCACGGTGTCGACTCTCAACGGAGCTTCGGCGACTTCGGGGTCTGTCACCTTTGACACTTCCGGCGCCCTGTCTTCAGTCTCTGTCAACGGGACGGCTTTGGCTTCTCTCGCTGATATTCCCATTGTGATCAGTTTCGCTTCAACCAATCCCACGGCGCAGGACTTGAACGTGACCTGGGACATTGCAACGGGAACCGCCTCCAATGGCAAGCTGACCGGTTACGCCGCGGCGTCGAATAACAATTCCCTGGTGCAAAACGGGTTCACAACAGGCACCCTGACCGGTTTGTCGGTGGATAACGCCGGCGTCATCAGCGGTCTGTTCAACAACGGTCAAACGGAAAACCTGTTCGCCGTCACGCTTGCAGACTTTCTTGCGCCCTCGGGACTGACCCGACGCGGAAGCAATCTGTTTTCTGAATCGGCGGAATCGGGGCAACCCACGCTCGGTCTCGCTCAAACGGGCGGCATCGGCTCGGTGATCGGCAACACGCTTGAACTTTCCAACGTCGATCTTGCGGCTGAATTTGTAACGATGATTCAGACCCAGCAAGCGTTCCAGGCGAGCGCAAGGATCATCTCCACCACTGATGATCTGCTGACTGAAACCGTCAACCTCGTCCGATAA
- a CDS encoding flagellar hook assembly protein FlgD, whose protein sequence is MIAGLNPIPANNSASQLTGAESKEMGKTDFLQLLIAQLSAQDPLNPLEGQEFTAQLAQFSSLEQMSNVNKNLEEIQDFNVALYNSSLFNLIGKSVNAPGNSFDHTAGAPENLSYSLGSSADTVKIDIFDHTGLKVDSITLNNQNAGLQSVGWDGTDSEGQPLPNGTYTFNISAEDLGGNFVSAELFTSGKVTDVIFEGKQSFAVVNGEKLLVDEITKVSEN, encoded by the coding sequence ATGATCGCAGGACTGAATCCAATTCCGGCAAACAACTCGGCGTCGCAACTCACCGGCGCAGAGAGCAAGGAAATGGGAAAAACAGATTTTCTACAATTGCTGATCGCTCAGCTTTCCGCTCAGGATCCACTGAATCCGCTGGAAGGTCAGGAGTTCACGGCTCAACTCGCCCAGTTCAGTTCGCTGGAGCAGATGTCCAACGTCAACAAGAACCTCGAAGAAATTCAGGATTTCAACGTCGCCTTGTACAACTCATCCCTGTTCAATCTGATTGGCAAGAGCGTCAACGCGCCGGGCAATTCGTTTGATCATACCGCGGGCGCGCCTGAAAACCTGAGCTACAGCCTCGGCTCCAGCGCCGATACGGTCAAGATCGATATCTTCGATCACACGGGCCTGAAAGTAGACTCTATCACTCTGAATAATCAAAACGCGGGTCTCCAAAGCGTCGGCTGGGATGGAACAGACAGCGAAGGACAACCGCTTCCCAACGGGACCTACACCTTTAACATTTCCGCTGAAGACCTGGGAGGCAATTTTGTTTCCGCCGAATTGTTCACTTCCGGAAAAGTCACCGACGTTATTTTTGAGGGCAAGCAGTCCTTCGCCGTGGTTAACGGCGAAAAGCTCCTGGTCGATGAAATCACAAAAGTCAGCGAAAACTAA